AAAGTATGGCCTCGCGATAAACCGGAGCCGAAAGAATGGACCATTGAAGCTTCAGACCCCCATGCGAACTTGAAGGGGAGCCCCGGGCTTTATCTTTACCGTCTTGCCGATGCTTACGTCGATAACATCATTGTCTCCGAGGATAAATAATGAAAAAGTTACTCATACGATTTGCTCTGCTCAACTCATTTGCATGTTGTGCAGTCATGATGACAACAGGTTGCGAGTCCAAAGACTCGGCGACGAAACCTGCTCCTGGAACGGAAACCGAATTAGGTGGCGCCGCTCCTTTGGGTGAACCAGAAGCAGGCTCGACTACCGCGGAAGCGGGAGTGGATGTTCCCGACGCGAAACCTGAAATGAAACCAGGCCCGGCTTTAGATCCTGACGGAAATCCGGTTGAAACCAAACCGGAACCAGAAAAGCCAAAAGCGGAAACAAAGCCCAAGGCGGAGCCCAAACCGAAGGCAGAACCCAAACCCGAAAAAACTTCAGAAACGAAGCCTGCTCCTGCCAAAGCAGAGAGCAAAACAGCGGCTGCCGGTAAAAAAGGAACCATCACTGGTGACTGGGCCATGTGGGGCGGCCATCCCTCCCGAAACATGGTCAATAAAACGACCGGCGTTTCTCTGAATTTCAAACCCGGTGAAGGGGACGAAAAGGGAGAGAACATTAACTGGGTCGCTAAACTGGGCTCACAAACTTACGGAAACCCCGTTGTTGCGAATGGACAGGTTTACGTGGGAACCAACAATGGTGGAAAGTACCGTCCCCAGTACGAAGACGACTTGGGGGTCGTACTCTGCTTCGACGAAAAGACAGGTGCTTTCAAATGGCAGTTGTCTCGTGAAAAACTTCCCCAGGGTCGTGTCAATGACTGGCCGGAACAGGGTATCTGTGCTGCTCCCTGTGTCGAAGGAGATCGTGTCTGGGTTGTCACGAATCGTTGTGAACTGATGTGTCTGGATGCAGATGGGTTTTACGACAACGAAAACGACGGTCCTTATAAAGACGAAAAAGATACTGATAAACAAGACGCAGATATCATCTGGTCGCTGGATATGATTGAAGACCTGGGCGTCTTCCCGCACAACCTGGCAACCAGTTCGCCTGTGGTTCACGGTGATTACGTTTATCTGCTCACCTCAAACGGCGTTGACGAAGCACACCTGGAAGTCCCGGCACCTCGTGCTCCCTGCTTCCTGGCTGTCAACAAAAAGACAGGAGAGATTCTCTGGGAAGACAACTCTCCCTTCGATCAGATTCTGCACGGTCAATGGTCTTCACCTGCGATTGGCGAAGTGAATGGCAAGACGCAAATCTACTTCCCCGGTGGAGACGGCTGGTTGTACGCTTTCTCTCCTGAAGGAGACGGCGATGGAAATGCCAAGCTGATCTGGAAGTTCGACCTGAACCCCAAAGACTCAAAATGGGAACTGGGGGGACGTGGTACACGAAATGCGATCATCAGTACGCCTGTCTTTAAAGACAACAGCGTTGTACTGGGTGTGGGGCAAGACCCTGAGCACGGCGAAGGCGTCGGTCACATTTATCGAATTGATGCGACGAAAACCGGCGACATCAGCCCACAGATTTCTGATGGTAAAGATGGCTGGAAAGATAACCCGAACTCAGGCCAGATCTGGCACTACGGTGGTGAAGACGTTGACGGCAAGCTGACCGGTAAAAAAGGTGACTTGTTATTCCGACGAACGATGTCCACTGTCGCGATTGACGACGGACTGGTTTATGCTCCTGACCTCAGTGGATTCGTGCACTGCCTCGATTTCGCAACCGGGAAGCGTTACTGGGAATACGACATGTTCGCAGCCTGCTGGGGTTCTCCCATGGTTGTTGACGGAAAAGTCTTTATCGGAAACGAAGATGGAATGTTGATTATTCTCAAGGCCGGCAAGGAAAAGAAACTGCTGGACGAGAAGACTTTTAATTCTTCAATCTACAGCACACCCACCTTTGCCAACGGCAAGATGTTTGTGTCTGACCGATCTCAACTCTACTCGATCCAAGTTACTGAAGAGTAAAGAGTTACAGATCACCTAAAATTTAAAACAGAAGTCTGAGCCAATCAGACTTCTGTTTTTTATGCGCCCCTGAGACCTCTTTCTCCAAATCGGTTTTGACATAAATTCGCTTTTTTGATACACCCCGGTCTCACCCCTATTCACCAAAGTCCGTGTTTGTATCTGAGACACAGACTGATGTGGATGCCCAACCAGTCTTACCAGTTCAATCAATGTGCATTTCGCCAGCGATTGAACCGAATCGGATATCAGCGAATTTATGTCAGCCTCGATTATTGTCATCCCCTGCTTCAATGAAGAAAAGCGATTAGAGGTTCTGCAGTTTCGCAAGCATGCGATCACGCACCCGAACCATCAGTTTTTATTCGTAAATGATGGCAGCAGCGACCGGACCGCATTGATTCTGGACGACCTGAAAGCGGCGGCCCCTGATGCATTTGATGTGCTGCACCTGCCTCAGAATCAAGGCAAAGCGGAAGCCGTCCGGCAGGGCATGTTGCAGGCGATGCATGCAGAAGTTGACTACGCAGGCTTCTGGGATGCAGATCTGGCGACGCCGTTGGATATGATTCCGGAGTTTGCTGCTCAACTGGATCAGACTCCTCAGCTCTCAATGGTCATCGGAGCGCGGGTCAAACTTCTGGGCAGGCAGATTGAACGACAACGGTTGCGACACTATCTGGGCCGGACGTTTGCGACCGCAGCCTCGATCGTTTTGAAACTTCCCATTTATGATTCTCAATGCGGGGCGAAACTGTTCCGCGTAACGCCGGAATGTGAGACACTCTTTGCCACTCCGTTTCTCACCAACTGGATTTTCGATGTGGAACTTTTGGCGCGGGCACGCCAGCTGGAAAAATTCTATCAATGCCCGGCTCTGGAAGAAACCGTTTACGAACTTCCCCTGCCCCGCTGGATGGACGTCGCTGGTTCGAAAGTCAAACCGCATGATTTCCTGAAAGCATTTTTCGAGCTGAGTTCGATTTACTGGAACTATCTCAGGCCGTCGATCAAAGCCCCATTTGCAGAACTAGCCGCTGCATCGGCGAGAGAAGAGACTCGCAAAGCTGCTTAAGATTTTTCTCTCCACTTCATTTTCTACATGCGATATAGGCTATACGCGACCATTGAGTTCAAAGCCGACAGAATAAACGTCAGCGGTGCCACGACGGCAAACAGCCAGTTACGTCGTGAGGCGAGATAAATCAGCAGCCCTACCAGTATAACAGTAATCGCCAACATACCTGCCAGCGCCAGAGCATCTGGAATGTGATGAAATAACATCGCTCGTGGCATTAACCCCGGTAAGGCGGGCCACATCTTGATCCAGGTCCAGCGATAGCCGGTCCAGCTTCCCTTAGATAAAATTAACCAGGAATAAGGATAGTAAGTACAAAACAAGATGACGGGGACGACGACTTTCAATGAGGGTCGTCTTACCGGTCGCTTTGATCCACTATTCATGATGGATATTAAACCAGCTGTTACAGTAATTACATTTCACATCTCCGTGAGGTGAAACATCAATATTATCTGACAGAGGTGCATTACATTTGGGGCAGGTATAAGAAACGGATTTTGCGCTCGCCGATTCGGACCGTTCAAAATTTGCTTTTGGTAAAATCCCCTTCGCCTTGATTGAACTATAGGCGGTGAAACTTCCAATCGCGATGAAGGGAATCGCGACAAACGATCCAAAAACTCGAAAAAACAAGGGAGGGGAGTGAAAGCTGCCAAAGGGTTGTAACCACAAAAAGCCGATTACACAAATACCGATCCCGGCAAACACACAACCGATCACCGCTCCAACAAACCTGGCGCCTGTTGTAATATTTTTCTGTAACTCTTCCTGATCGTTCATCTCTCTATTTCTTTTTCCAGATTTGAATCTCTGTCATTTCCGTTGCGAACTTAATCGACTTTCATTCCCTCTACTTTTTCTTTGAAGGCAATATCCTGCAGTAATGCATAGCGGACGATATTTAACGCCAGATTCACTGCATCCTGAGGGATATAACCTGCGCAGGCAACCGAAGCCTGCTGTTCCAAGGCACAACTGATATCGTACTTACTATAGATCACAGCCAGGTGCCCATCAATTTCAATGCCTTCCAGTAAGGGCTCCACAACCAGCGTTTTCGCCTTGAGCGGTTGATTGACATCATCGACTTCCATCTGGCGGCGTCTCACCTTGCGAACATCATAGCCAGTCTGATCTGAAAATAATGGATGACTGACAGGAATGCGTTTCAACTGTTTGGTGGGAAACATCTCGCTCATTAATTGTCGGAAACTCCGATCAAAGGGCTCTGAGCCACAGCACGCATCAGCAAACAGGACAGCGCCGTTTTCCAATGCCTGCTTCAAGGTCGCGATTTCTGTTTTGGAAAAACTGAACTGACTCCGCCCGTGCATATACAGCAGCGGGTAT
This genomic interval from Gimesia alba contains the following:
- a CDS encoding dolichyl-phosphate beta-glucosyltransferase, translating into MSASIIVIPCFNEEKRLEVLQFRKHAITHPNHQFLFVNDGSSDRTALILDDLKAAAPDAFDVLHLPQNQGKAEAVRQGMLQAMHAEVDYAGFWDADLATPLDMIPEFAAQLDQTPQLSMVIGARVKLLGRQIERQRLRHYLGRTFATAASIVLKLPIYDSQCGAKLFRVTPECETLFATPFLTNWIFDVELLARARQLEKFYQCPALEETVYELPLPRWMDVAGSKVKPHDFLKAFFELSSIYWNYLRPSIKAPFAELAAASAREETRKAA
- a CDS encoding outer membrane protein assembly factor BamB family protein is translated as MKKLLIRFALLNSFACCAVMMTTGCESKDSATKPAPGTETELGGAAPLGEPEAGSTTAEAGVDVPDAKPEMKPGPALDPDGNPVETKPEPEKPKAETKPKAEPKPKAEPKPEKTSETKPAPAKAESKTAAAGKKGTITGDWAMWGGHPSRNMVNKTTGVSLNFKPGEGDEKGENINWVAKLGSQTYGNPVVANGQVYVGTNNGGKYRPQYEDDLGVVLCFDEKTGAFKWQLSREKLPQGRVNDWPEQGICAAPCVEGDRVWVVTNRCELMCLDADGFYDNENDGPYKDEKDTDKQDADIIWSLDMIEDLGVFPHNLATSSPVVHGDYVYLLTSNGVDEAHLEVPAPRAPCFLAVNKKTGEILWEDNSPFDQILHGQWSSPAIGEVNGKTQIYFPGGDGWLYAFSPEGDGDGNAKLIWKFDLNPKDSKWELGGRGTRNAIISTPVFKDNSVVLGVGQDPEHGEGVGHIYRIDATKTGDISPQISDGKDGWKDNPNSGQIWHYGGEDVDGKLTGKKGDLLFRRTMSTVAIDDGLVYAPDLSGFVHCLDFATGKRYWEYDMFAACWGSPMVVDGKVFIGNEDGMLIILKAGKEKKLLDEKTFNSSIYSTPTFANGKMFVSDRSQLYSIQVTEE